A window from Candidatus Nitrospira neomarina encodes these proteins:
- a CDS encoding universal stress protein, with product MRVLLATDGSEQSSHATKAVMSLTSVSTLTVLHVIDLPRLTFSMLGPEIAYDLSKVAEEALRKDGEQALTRSKALLSDGVKSLETRLEEGSPAELILAVAQEEHSDLILMGARGRGQVEELFLGSVSQRVLTHAVCPVLIINGPLTDIKKILIAIQSPADVEKVHQFLTKHPFQPQTAITLLSVVPLPRSLFRGGVSAPEDKIEQALESTEAFLEQAVSQLKGCYDSVKGYVGLGAPANTILEQASITEPDLLVMGMHHPSTITRFVLGTVSHTVLHQATRSILVIR from the coding sequence ATGCGAGTACTCCTGGCCACTGATGGATCGGAACAATCCTCCCACGCCACCAAGGCTGTCATGAGTTTAACCTCAGTCAGCACCTTGACCGTTCTGCACGTTATTGATCTCCCTCGTTTAACCTTTTCTATGCTCGGACCTGAAATTGCCTATGATCTGTCCAAAGTCGCAGAAGAAGCACTCCGCAAAGACGGTGAGCAGGCTTTAACACGCAGCAAGGCTCTCCTCTCAGACGGGGTGAAATCGCTGGAAACCCGATTGGAAGAAGGCTCACCGGCCGAGCTCATTTTAGCGGTGGCCCAGGAAGAACATTCTGATCTTATTCTGATGGGCGCTCGTGGAAGAGGACAGGTCGAGGAACTTTTTTTGGGGAGTGTTTCGCAACGGGTTCTGACCCACGCAGTATGTCCAGTCCTGATCATCAACGGGCCATTAACGGACATCAAGAAAATTCTGATTGCCATCCAAAGCCCCGCTGATGTTGAAAAGGTGCACCAGTTTTTAACAAAACACCCCTTTCAACCACAGACAGCGATCACGCTCTTGTCGGTGGTACCGCTTCCACGTTCCCTCTTTCGAGGCGGCGTCTCTGCACCGGAGGACAAAATCGAACAGGCTTTAGAGAGCACCGAAGCCTTCCTTGAGCAGGCCGTCAGTCAACTCAAGGGCTGCTACGATTCAGTCAAGGGATATGTGGGATTAGGAGCCCCGGCGAATACGATATTGGAACAGGCTTCAATCACGGAACCAGATCTCCTGGTGATGGGAATGCACCATCCTTCAACGATCACTCGATTTGTGTTGGGCACCGTGTCCCATACCGTGCTCCACCAGGCCACGCGATCCA
- a CDS encoding zinc-dependent peptidase — MARLTNKPGIHQRKKPHPQEHLTRVLAIIFTGIVCFLIFAILWPNQPSSSDIVIRVFGIALGGAWLYRFLTRHIRHRAMIRQAPFPTQWEKILAQHVPFYQALSLRDQNRFREEIHIFLREKRITGINTSVDDTVRVLVAASAIIPIFGFPGWEWEHIREILIYPTSFDEGYQMGSAQEHPISGMVGTGAMNRMMILSKPDLLQGFLQPSHGHNVGIHEFTHLLDKSDGTVDGVPEIALPGPAIRPWLNLVQNEMNKIRKGHSDINPYGLTNEAEFFAVVSEYFFEAPVKMEQKHPALYAMLKQIFRQDPQSRITGALKTMLRPKQASPKHGSSTTL; from the coding sequence ATGGCACGATTGACAAACAAGCCTGGAATCCATCAGAGGAAAAAACCTCACCCCCAGGAACATCTCACCCGTGTTCTCGCCATCATCTTTACCGGAATTGTGTGTTTCCTCATTTTCGCCATCCTTTGGCCGAATCAACCGTCTTCATCCGACATCGTCATACGGGTTTTTGGCATCGCGCTGGGCGGGGCCTGGTTGTACCGCTTCCTGACTCGTCATATTCGGCACCGGGCGATGATTCGTCAAGCCCCGTTTCCTACTCAATGGGAAAAAATTCTCGCACAGCATGTCCCATTCTATCAGGCGCTTTCTCTCCGCGACCAAAACCGTTTTCGAGAAGAAATCCATATTTTTCTTCGTGAAAAGCGAATCACCGGCATTAATACGTCGGTTGATGACACCGTCCGGGTATTGGTTGCAGCAAGTGCCATCATTCCCATATTTGGATTTCCAGGCTGGGAATGGGAACATATCAGGGAAATCCTGATTTATCCGACCTCCTTCGATGAGGGGTATCAAATGGGATCAGCGCAAGAGCACCCTATTTCAGGCATGGTTGGAACCGGGGCAATGAACCGCATGATGATTTTGTCCAAACCGGATTTATTACAAGGATTTCTCCAACCCTCACACGGACATAATGTGGGTATCCATGAGTTTACCCATTTATTGGATAAATCGGATGGCACCGTAGACGGGGTTCCTGAGATTGCCTTGCCCGGCCCGGCCATTAGACCCTGGCTCAACCTGGTTCAGAATGAAATGAACAAAATCCGAAAGGGGCATTCGGACATCAATCCCTATGGGCTTACGAACGAGGCGGAATTTTTCGCAGTGGTCTCGGAATATTTTTTTGAAGCGCCGGTGAAGATGGAACAGAAACATCCCGCACTCTATGCAATGTTGAAACAGATCTTTCGCCAGGATCCCCAATCACGAATTACGGGGGCCCTCAAGACCATGCTCCGCCCGAAACAGGCTTCCCCAAAACATGGAAGCTCAACAACTCTTTGA
- a CDS encoding CBS domain-containing protein: protein MKAQDIMIRQPHTILPQCTIGEALRQMADLRHQDLPVVDEKKMLLGTLNFWQILERAMPSYISQGDLPDVRFAPDLAQFHERLGELKPNPVTQVMNPHPPCARPNDSVLACAALIMKNPKTIYLLPVVEGDRQLVGIISAWDIIKEIAG, encoded by the coding sequence ATGAAGGCTCAGGACATCATGATCCGCCAGCCACATACCATCCTTCCACAATGTACGATCGGGGAAGCCCTTCGCCAAATGGCGGATCTGCGCCACCAAGACTTACCGGTCGTGGATGAGAAAAAGATGTTACTGGGAACACTGAATTTCTGGCAGATTCTTGAACGGGCCATGCCTTCCTACATTTCTCAAGGGGATCTTCCCGATGTTCGTTTTGCTCCGGACCTTGCCCAGTTCCACGAACGGCTTGGAGAACTTAAACCCAACCCGGTCACGCAGGTGATGAACCCCCATCCTCCATGTGCCCGACCGAATGATTCCGTACTGGCCTGCGCAGCCTTGATCATGAAAAATCCGAAAACGATTTATTTACTGCCCGTGGTGGAAGGAGATCGTCAACTGGTGGGAATTATTTCTGCCTGGGACATCATTAAGGAAATCGCGGGGTAG
- a CDS encoding ArsB/NhaD family transporter, translating to MHETPIQTIFGLSPLWVATSILILTYAVIISERFNRAIVALLGAATVIGTGVLTQDQAIQGIDFNTIGLLTGMMILVGITKECGIFQFLAIKAAKAAKGSPWGILVMLSIVTAVLSAFLDNVTTVLLVAPVTLLIADELKINPYPLLFAEINASNTGGTATLIGDPPNIMIGSATSLTFNDFVIHLAPVAIVAFCATLIPLWFMFGKAMFASPEARARIMAFNEYEAIRDVGLLKHCLLVFSLVILGFILAHTIGMEPATIALGGAALLLLLVTFSLDNEQAGHKVHALFGQVEWITIFFFCGLFIIVTGVEHTGLLQSIADWTLSLTAGNFMITTLTILWVSAILSAIVDNIPFVATMIPMIKSMLPVFQQTGIPLEQAETLWWALSLGACLGGNGTLVGASANLIVAGIAERNGVPFRFLPFLKMAFPLMILQILISTLYIWMRYL from the coding sequence ATGCACGAAACACCTATTCAAACCATCTTTGGTCTCTCGCCACTTTGGGTGGCTACCTCAATTTTAATATTGACCTATGCGGTCATTATCTCTGAACGGTTTAATCGCGCAATTGTAGCGCTTCTTGGAGCCGCTACCGTTATTGGAACAGGAGTCCTCACACAAGACCAAGCGATTCAAGGCATTGACTTCAATACCATCGGCCTACTCACCGGCATGATGATCCTGGTCGGAATTACCAAAGAATGCGGCATCTTTCAATTTCTCGCGATCAAAGCCGCGAAGGCAGCCAAGGGCAGTCCGTGGGGCATCCTGGTTATGCTTTCAATTGTGACCGCAGTGCTCTCGGCATTTTTAGATAATGTCACTACGGTGCTGTTGGTCGCACCGGTTACCCTGCTCATTGCTGACGAGCTGAAAATCAATCCGTATCCTCTGCTCTTCGCAGAGATTAATGCCTCGAATACAGGGGGCACCGCTACGCTAATTGGTGATCCCCCCAACATTATGATTGGCTCTGCCACCAGTTTGACATTTAATGATTTTGTGATTCACCTGGCTCCCGTCGCCATTGTGGCCTTTTGTGCCACACTCATCCCTCTTTGGTTTATGTTTGGAAAAGCCATGTTCGCATCACCGGAAGCTCGAGCCCGCATTATGGCTTTTAACGAATATGAGGCCATTCGGGATGTTGGTCTATTGAAACACTGTCTCCTGGTCTTTAGCCTGGTTATTCTCGGATTTATCTTAGCCCATACAATTGGCATGGAACCCGCCACCATTGCACTGGGTGGCGCCGCCCTGCTCCTGTTACTGGTCACATTTTCCTTAGACAACGAACAGGCAGGGCATAAAGTTCATGCATTATTCGGGCAGGTGGAGTGGATTACCATTTTCTTTTTCTGCGGCTTGTTCATTATCGTCACCGGTGTGGAACATACCGGCCTTTTACAGTCCATTGCCGATTGGACCTTAAGTCTCACCGCAGGAAATTTCATGATTACGACCCTGACCATTCTTTGGGTTTCGGCTATTCTTTCCGCTATTGTGGATAATATACCCTTTGTGGCCACCATGATTCCCATGATCAAAAGCATGCTCCCGGTCTTTCAGCAGACCGGGATTCCACTTGAACAGGCCGAAACCCTCTGGTGGGCATTATCGTTGGGTGCGTGCTTAGGAGGAAATGGGACACTGGTGGGAGCCTCCGCCAATTTGATTGTGGCGGGGATCGCGGAACGCAATGGCGTGCCATTTCGATTTCTGCCATTTTTGAAAATGGCATTTCCACTCATGATCTTACAAATACTGATCAGCACCCTTTACATTTGGATGAGGTATTTATGA
- a CDS encoding SulP family inorganic anion transporter, which translates to MGLVHGLHFNNLRGDIYGGMVAAVVALPLALAFGVASGLGAIAGLYGAIFVGFFAALFGGTPAQVSGPTGPMTVVMAGIVTIFAGNPGLALMAVILGGAFQILLGISRVGQYIALVPYPVVSGFMSGIGCIILILQLGPLVGHASSPEGVVTTLKSIPGFYGNPVWDAALAGVLVLVIMYLTPGRIAKVAPPSLLALLVVTPLAYAFLPDAPTIGEVPRGFPAPLMPTFTWDTLQIVLESAAILAVLGAIDSLLTSLVCDNMTRTQHDPDRELIGQGIGNMVAGLFGGLPGAGATMRSVANIRTGGRTPISGVFHSIILLAVLLGLGPLAEKIPLAVLGGILFKVGIDIIDWRFLRHILQAPRIDVVIMTVVLLTTVLVDLITAVAVGMVFASLFFVKRMADLELANLHIVTNPTPSTPLLPEEAIILEQANGKILLIHVDGPMSFGSAKTMVRRLETVPGFNTFSSVVLDLSKVPAIDGTAALAVEDMLNIVKAHHQHLFFVGMQPHVTKALDGLGVLVQIRPGHRFASRLEALQKASLVEGASSQDPSRPSAPNKNLPATPSEQA; encoded by the coding sequence ATGGGGCTTGTTCACGGGTTACATTTCAACAACCTTCGCGGTGATATCTACGGAGGGATGGTTGCCGCTGTCGTGGCCCTACCGTTGGCGCTCGCTTTTGGCGTCGCTTCTGGCCTAGGAGCCATTGCCGGTTTATACGGGGCCATCTTCGTCGGATTTTTTGCTGCGCTTTTTGGAGGTACCCCCGCTCAGGTTTCCGGCCCCACCGGCCCCATGACTGTGGTGATGGCTGGAATCGTCACAATTTTCGCAGGCAATCCTGGTTTGGCCCTGATGGCCGTGATTCTTGGCGGTGCCTTTCAAATTCTGTTGGGAATTTCCAGGGTGGGACAGTACATCGCGTTGGTCCCGTATCCAGTGGTCTCCGGGTTCATGAGCGGCATCGGCTGCATCATTCTCATTTTGCAATTAGGCCCCCTGGTTGGCCATGCTTCCAGCCCCGAGGGTGTAGTCACGACACTCAAGTCAATTCCGGGATTTTATGGAAATCCGGTGTGGGATGCCGCCCTTGCCGGAGTCCTGGTTTTGGTCATTATGTATTTGACTCCCGGCAGGATTGCGAAGGTGGCTCCTCCTTCTTTATTGGCCCTACTCGTGGTTACCCCACTCGCCTATGCTTTTCTTCCTGATGCTCCTACCATCGGAGAGGTTCCACGGGGATTCCCCGCCCCTCTCATGCCAACCTTCACCTGGGACACCTTGCAAATCGTACTGGAATCAGCTGCCATCCTGGCTGTATTGGGAGCGATCGATAGCCTGTTAACCAGCCTGGTCTGCGATAACATGACCCGGACCCAACATGACCCGGACCGTGAGCTTATCGGCCAGGGCATAGGGAACATGGTCGCCGGGCTATTTGGAGGTCTCCCAGGTGCCGGAGCCACCATGCGGTCGGTAGCCAATATCCGAACCGGAGGACGGACACCGATCTCCGGCGTATTTCACTCCATAATTTTATTGGCAGTTCTTTTGGGACTTGGTCCTTTGGCCGAAAAAATTCCCTTAGCCGTTCTCGGGGGGATTTTGTTCAAAGTTGGCATTGATATTATTGACTGGCGGTTCTTACGACACATCCTGCAAGCCCCCCGTATCGATGTCGTCATCATGACAGTGGTGTTACTGACCACCGTTCTCGTGGATCTCATTACCGCCGTGGCGGTGGGAATGGTCTTTGCCAGTCTGTTCTTTGTCAAACGCATGGCGGATTTAGAGCTGGCTAATCTCCACATCGTGACGAATCCAACTCCCAGCACCCCTCTTTTACCGGAAGAAGCCATCATTCTGGAACAAGCCAACGGGAAAATTCTCTTGATTCATGTGGATGGCCCCATGAGCTTTGGATCGGCCAAAACCATGGTCCGCCGCTTGGAAACGGTCCCGGGCTTTAATACGTTTTCTAGCGTTGTTTTGGATTTATCCAAAGTCCCGGCCATTGACGGGACAGCGGCGTTGGCGGTGGAAGATATGTTGAATATCGTCAAGGCCCACCACCAACATCTCTTCTTCGTTGGCATGCAGCCTCACGTGACCAAGGCATTGGATGGCTTGGGAGTGCTGGTGCAGATTCGGCCCGGCCATCGCTTTGCCAGCCGTTTGGAGGCCCTGCAGAAAGCCTCCTTGGTAGAAGGAGCCTCCTCTCAGGACCCATCACGACCTTCGGCACCAAACAAAAATCTTCCTGCGACTCCCTCTGAACAGGCCTGA
- a CDS encoding Tll0287-like domain-containing protein — MTRQFFFILLFSILISLGIGVGIGGRLVPQEGMPIRVVANYLHAVLQADRTFYTQHVVERMEDMLIVTATENWREERTLPLPAQFFKEASRGLQVAGKPFRYRLMGLWPLNPENAPHNDRERKALEQVVKYGEVTEQEIQIDNQSYYQAIFPDRAVSRACVNCHNAHKKSPKRDFKLNDVMGGLEILIPLN, encoded by the coding sequence ATGACCCGTCAGTTCTTTTTCATACTCCTTTTCTCCATTCTCATTTCCTTGGGTATTGGTGTGGGTATCGGAGGACGACTTGTACCACAGGAAGGCATGCCTATTCGTGTGGTTGCAAACTATTTACATGCCGTTCTCCAAGCAGACCGGACCTTTTACACCCAACATGTCGTGGAACGGATGGAAGACATGCTCATTGTGACCGCAACGGAAAATTGGCGGGAAGAACGGACGTTGCCTTTGCCCGCACAATTTTTCAAAGAAGCCTCCCGTGGATTACAGGTTGCCGGCAAACCGTTTCGATACCGGTTGATGGGTCTTTGGCCTTTGAATCCAGAAAATGCGCCTCACAATGACCGTGAACGTAAAGCCCTGGAACAAGTTGTGAAATATGGAGAAGTGACTGAACAAGAAATCCAGATAGACAACCAGTCTTATTATCAAGCTATCTTTCCTGATCGAGCGGTGAGCCGAGCCTGTGTCAACTGCCATAATGCCCACAAAAAAAGCCCCAAACGGGACTTTAAATTAAATGATGTCATGGGAGGACTGGAAATTTTAATTCCCCTTAACTAA